One genomic region from Mytilus trossulus isolate FHL-02 chromosome 9, PNRI_Mtr1.1.1.hap1, whole genome shotgun sequence encodes:
- the LOC134684972 gene encoding E3 ubiquitin-protein ligase DZIP3-like, translated as MASEFLSLEEENYVRMSLLLTGISPRAVRVLFDSEFAPKCLYSSLKKESSKLRELKRQHIISQTQWDRLFPPSHGVPDSKRFDITLMITLLRHLTSMTPPAGGYDRLPKSTETTHGADLARIKFYRNRLAHLDDAKIDHASFITDWHDITSGICRIGGHQFQLECDHLKTKHLDQTSHEIMLEIKSSNDEIRELKQSLQSLTKQINTYQQDPLPMNIRGKT; from the exons ATGGCGTCTGAATTCCTGTCACTAGAGGAAGAAAATTATGTTCGAATGAGTCTGCTGCTGACTGGAATTTCTCCACGTGCAGTAAGAGTCCTGTTTGATAGTGAATTTGCTCCGAAATGTCTATATTCTTCATTGAAGAAGGAGTCTAGCAAACTACGTGAGCTCAAGAGGCAACATATAATTAGTCAGACTCAGTGGGATCGATTGTTCCCGCCATCTCATG GTGTTCCTGATTCAAAAAGGTTTGACATCACGTTGATGATAACATTACTTCGACACCTAACTTCCATGACTCCTCCTGCTGGTGGATATGACCGATTACCAAAATCTACAGAGACGACACATGGTGCTGATTTGGCAAGAATCAAGTTTTATAGAAATCGCCTTGCTCATCTGGATGATGCCAAAATAGACCATGCGTCCTTCATAACTGACTGGCATGATATTACTAGT GGCATTTGTAGAATTGGAGGACATCAGTTTCAGCTGGAATGTGATCATTTGAAAACCAAACATCTAGATCAAACAAGCCACGAAATAATGCTGGAAATTAAAAGTTCGAACGATGAAATAAGAGAACTGAAACAGTCTTTGCAAAGTTTAACGAAGCAGATCAACACTTATCAGCAGGATCCACTTCCTATGAATATAAGAGGTAAAACATAA